Proteins encoded in a region of the Streptomyces sp. NBC_00513 genome:
- a CDS encoding AMP-binding protein produces the protein MSVVPSHASGSAEVPLLDDTIRENLDRAVRSFPERDALVDMAAGRRWTYAELAADVDALALGLLDQGIVKGDRVGIWAPNRAEWTLVQYATATIGAVLVTVNPAYRAHELEYVLGQSGIRMLVAAERFKASDYAGMIEEVRPRCPDLEFVVLLDGPRWDSLLERGRQADPAELVRAQAGLSPDDPVNIQYTSGTTGFPKGATLSHRNILNNGFFVGETCHYTELDRVCIPVPFYHCFGMVMGALACTSHGAAMIIPAPSFEPGATLAAVEAEACTSLYGVPTMFIAELTHPDFDSYDLSSLRTGIMAGSPCPVEVMKEVIDRMGMAEVSICYGMTETSPVSTQTRVDDSIEHRVSTVGRVGPHLEVKVVDPDSGRTVPRGEQGELCTRGYSVMLGYWAQPDRTAEVVDEAGWMRTGDLAVMDDDGYLAITGRIKDMVIRGGENLYPREIEEFLHAHPDILDVQVIGVPDPKYGEELMAWVRMREGVEPLTADAVRAYCDGRLARFKIPRYVHVVEEFPMTVTGKIRKIEMREMAVRLLAPPPDARA, from the coding sequence GTGTCCGTCGTGCCGAGCCACGCGTCCGGGTCCGCCGAAGTGCCCTTGCTGGACGACACGATCAGGGAGAACCTGGACCGCGCCGTGCGGTCCTTCCCCGAACGTGACGCCCTCGTCGACATGGCCGCCGGGCGCAGATGGACGTACGCCGAACTGGCCGCCGACGTCGACGCCCTCGCGCTGGGCCTCCTCGACCAGGGCATCGTCAAGGGCGACCGGGTCGGGATCTGGGCCCCGAACCGGGCCGAGTGGACCCTGGTGCAGTACGCCACGGCCACGATCGGAGCCGTCCTCGTCACCGTCAACCCGGCCTACCGCGCGCACGAGCTGGAGTACGTGCTCGGGCAGTCCGGGATCCGCATGCTGGTCGCGGCCGAACGCTTCAAGGCCTCCGACTACGCCGGGATGATCGAGGAAGTCCGGCCGCGCTGCCCCGACCTGGAGTTCGTGGTCCTGTTGGACGGCCCGCGATGGGACTCCCTGCTGGAGCGCGGACGACAGGCCGATCCCGCCGAACTCGTGCGCGCACAGGCCGGGTTGAGCCCCGACGATCCGGTCAACATCCAGTACACCTCGGGGACCACCGGTTTCCCCAAGGGGGCGACGCTCTCCCACCGCAACATCCTGAACAACGGCTTCTTCGTGGGCGAGACCTGTCACTACACCGAGTTGGACCGGGTCTGCATCCCCGTGCCGTTCTACCACTGTTTCGGGATGGTGATGGGTGCCCTGGCCTGCACCAGTCACGGAGCCGCGATGATCATCCCCGCGCCGTCCTTCGAACCCGGCGCGACCCTCGCCGCGGTCGAGGCGGAGGCGTGCACCTCCCTGTACGGCGTCCCCACCATGTTCATCGCCGAACTGACCCACCCCGACTTCGACTCCTACGACCTCTCCAGTCTGCGGACCGGGATCATGGCGGGTTCGCCCTGCCCGGTCGAGGTCATGAAGGAGGTCATCGACCGGATGGGCATGGCCGAGGTGTCGATCTGCTACGGGATGACCGAGACCTCCCCGGTCTCCACCCAGACCCGCGTGGACGACTCCATCGAACACCGGGTGTCCACCGTGGGCCGGGTCGGCCCGCACCTGGAGGTCAAGGTGGTCGACCCCGACAGCGGCCGGACCGTGCCGCGCGGGGAACAGGGGGAGCTGTGCACCCGCGGCTACTCGGTGATGCTCGGCTACTGGGCGCAGCCGGACCGGACCGCCGAGGTCGTCGACGAGGCGGGCTGGATGCGCACGGGCGACCTCGCGGTCATGGACGACGACGGCTACCTGGCCATCACGGGCCGGATCAAGGACATGGTGATCCGGGGCGGCGAGAACCTCTACCCCCGGGAGATCGAGGAGTTCCTCCATGCCCACCCGGACATCCTGGACGTCCAGGTCATCGGCGTGCCCGACCCGAAGTACGGCGAGGAGCTGATGGCCTGGGTGCGGATGCGCGAGGGCGTCGAGCCGCTCACCGCCGACGCCGTCCGCGCGTACTGTGACGGCCGGTTGGCCCGGTTCAAGATCCCGCGCTACGTCCACGTGGTGGAGGAGTTCCCCATGACGGTCACCGGGAAGATCCGGAAGATCGAGATGAGGGAGATGGCCGTGCGCCTGCTGGCCCCGCCGCCGGACGCGCGGGCGTAG
- a CDS encoding DUF1648 domain-containing protein has product MKDHKGHEDREGHEDREGREVRAAGATRPGRGRATSWGVAAWASGVGILLVAMPLAARGRLPDRLATHWGAGAAPDGSLPLWAAAALPAVAWALLVSAVALASRRGSGVRGWAGATLLSVGVGLIGAQAVIVRANLDRSDWHQARSATLWFVVVIAGAVTAALIGVLLDRRATASAPPVPVTPGDPALEIPEGERFVWLSRVTNPWFQLSAAAGGLVAVAGALAGAAGLVGNPWPLIAPFAFVSVGMTAFSTVRARVTERGLEVGFGPLGWPTRRWAVGDIESARVERRTPAQVGGWGYRLSGLGTTVMLRAGDCLVVRARGKDFAVSVDDAGRAAALLNSSRVRT; this is encoded by the coding sequence GTGAAAGACCACAAGGGCCACGAAGACCGCGAGGGCCACGAGGACCGCGAGGGCCGTGAGGTTCGCGCGGCGGGCGCCACCCGCCCCGGCCGCGGCAGGGCCACCTCCTGGGGCGTCGCCGCCTGGGCCTCGGGCGTCGGAATCCTGCTGGTGGCCATGCCACTGGCCGCCCGGGGACGACTTCCGGACCGGCTCGCCACGCACTGGGGCGCCGGCGCGGCGCCCGACGGTTCGCTGCCGCTGTGGGCGGCGGCCGCGTTACCGGCGGTGGCCTGGGCGTTGCTCGTGTCGGCGGTGGCGCTCGCCTCCCGCCGGGGATCGGGGGTACGGGGATGGGCCGGAGCGACGCTGCTCTCGGTGGGGGTGGGCCTGATCGGGGCCCAGGCGGTGATCGTGCGGGCCAACCTGGACCGATCGGACTGGCATCAGGCGCGGTCCGCGACGCTCTGGTTCGTCGTCGTGATCGCAGGAGCCGTGACGGCGGCCCTCATCGGGGTGCTGCTCGACCGTCGTGCGACAGCCTCGGCGCCGCCCGTGCCGGTGACACCCGGCGACCCCGCTCTGGAGATCCCCGAGGGGGAACGTTTCGTCTGGCTCTCGCGGGTGACGAACCCCTGGTTCCAACTCAGCGCCGCCGCCGGCGGCCTGGTGGCCGTCGCGGGTGCGCTCGCCGGGGCGGCGGGTCTGGTCGGCAACCCGTGGCCGCTGATCGCCCCGTTCGCCTTCGTCTCGGTCGGGATGACGGCCTTCTCCACCGTGCGGGCCCGGGTCACCGAAAGGGGGCTGGAGGTCGGCTTCGGTCCGCTGGGGTGGCCGACGAGACGCTGGGCCGTCGGCGACATCGAATCGGCACGCGTCGAACGACGCACCCCCGCCCAGGTGGGCGGATGGGGGTACCGGCTCAGTGGGCTGGGCACGACGGTGATGCTGCGCGCCGGCGATTGCCTCGTCGTCCGGGCCCGCGGCAAGGACTTCGCGGTCAGTGTCGACGACGCCGGCCGGGCCGCCGCCCTCCTGAACTCGTCCCGCGTACGCACCTGA
- a CDS encoding DUF6493 family protein codes for MTLPMNDVLDAVRAGRTERLPALLGPLTPAERRTVLGELTALRREVRGWGWDRGSERDRIRGGLLVAGAGCHTGAAAAAAWIGSRELRDWRELPAALILELLADRDPGWLGDLAHRLAARAATAEADYPLIRELIRLAGCPVPTTDAFVSGWVRSLVPQGPGGTRLPLSAALRRDPFVRDLVPRLFETAEPPNALLWYSHPRSPNHWPTELAALAEEGIVERRELIDGCVSRLLRGGRPNQLRFYLALLERLALTPDEERTRTADWIAMAADGPSALAGHAQQVLARVTVAGELPAERLAEMSAAVLFRPEKKLARAQLILLGKALRRAPDDRHRLLPAVAHAFGHEDTSLQERALGLVAAHLRPHDDELRAELASHSALLSPGNRLVAAGHLGVAAAAEEEPYEEILPPPPVRRRASATGRTVAETVELVAALIGSRRPDAAEFETALDGLVRHAHRDRAALVEALAPVLAGRGAPSNLRVEEGGPHGVELVAAAVLGRFTPEELLPGTRPQSRGFHDPCVHAARLREVAHRMVTAPLPFLLATPTWETGTIEPDELVKRLGAYRRLGLEPAEADFAQALLRVRRDPAVAAAATALGTRPGERLAAWLTTAGEPPRLLRRTQGPDPKAAHPWWGRTCGAVRRIVIDTRERLVLQKEFPPAFRRLGRPVDDHGRRCWHWHGDTQAERMVLPEDRETQAAWLLPDLTAGATGEERGPGALLPGLAELGGPAGPVLHLAVATGLGSRHAEDRLGAVDALLVLAARGELDVPLMGRDLAELVGLGTVKANRLADSARTAAATGAYATTWTLLAGAIPALLAQDPAPPGTGELLAVAADCVERCKVASPDPEGLAAQASRPGSSRLVAQARRLRTALAVAAA; via the coding sequence ATGACCCTCCCGATGAACGACGTCCTCGACGCGGTGCGCGCAGGTCGCACCGAGCGCCTCCCCGCACTGCTGGGGCCCCTCACCCCGGCCGAGCGCCGTACCGTCCTCGGCGAACTCACCGCGTTGCGTCGGGAGGTCCGGGGATGGGGCTGGGACCGGGGCTCCGAGCGCGACCGGATTCGCGGCGGACTGCTCGTCGCGGGAGCCGGCTGCCACACCGGAGCCGCCGCCGCGGCTGCCTGGATCGGCTCCCGGGAGCTGCGCGACTGGCGGGAGCTCCCCGCCGCGCTGATCCTCGAACTGCTCGCCGACCGGGACCCGGGGTGGCTGGGCGACCTCGCCCACCGCCTCGCGGCCCGCGCCGCGACGGCCGAGGCCGACTACCCGCTGATCCGGGAACTGATCCGGCTCGCCGGCTGCCCCGTCCCCACCACCGACGCGTTCGTGTCCGGCTGGGTCCGGTCCCTGGTGCCACAGGGACCGGGCGGCACCCGCCTCCCGCTGTCGGCGGCCCTGCGCCGGGATCCGTTCGTGCGCGACCTCGTGCCCCGCCTCTTCGAGACGGCCGAGCCCCCCAACGCCCTGCTCTGGTACTCCCACCCGCGGTCCCCGAACCACTGGCCGACCGAGCTGGCCGCCCTGGCGGAGGAGGGAATCGTCGAGCGCCGGGAGCTGATCGACGGATGCGTCTCGCGGCTCCTGCGCGGCGGCCGCCCGAACCAACTGCGCTTCTACCTGGCCCTCCTGGAACGACTCGCCCTCACCCCGGACGAGGAACGCACCCGGACCGCAGACTGGATCGCCATGGCCGCCGACGGGCCGTCCGCCCTCGCCGGACACGCGCAGCAGGTGCTCGCGCGCGTGACCGTGGCGGGCGAACTGCCGGCCGAGAGGCTCGCGGAGATGTCGGCCGCGGTGCTCTTCCGCCCGGAGAAGAAGCTGGCCCGTGCCCAACTCATCCTGCTGGGGAAGGCACTGCGCCGCGCGCCCGACGACCGCCACCGGCTGCTGCCGGCCGTCGCCCACGCCTTCGGGCACGAGGACACCTCCCTCCAGGAGCGGGCGCTCGGGCTCGTCGCCGCGCACCTGCGCCCGCACGACGACGAACTCCGTGCCGAACTCGCCTCGCACAGCGCACTGTTGAGCCCCGGCAACCGGCTCGTCGCCGCAGGACACCTCGGGGTCGCCGCGGCGGCCGAGGAGGAGCCGTACGAGGAGATCCTGCCCCCGCCGCCCGTCCGTCGCCGCGCGTCGGCCACCGGGCGGACCGTCGCCGAGACCGTCGAGCTGGTCGCCGCGCTGATCGGCTCCCGAAGGCCGGACGCCGCCGAGTTCGAGACGGCGTTGGACGGTCTCGTCCGCCACGCCCACCGGGACCGGGCGGCCCTGGTCGAGGCTCTCGCACCGGTCCTGGCCGGCCGCGGTGCGCCGTCCAACCTGAGGGTCGAGGAGGGCGGCCCGCACGGGGTGGAGTTGGTGGCCGCGGCGGTCCTGGGGCGGTTCACCCCGGAGGAACTGCTGCCGGGCACGCGCCCGCAGTCCCGCGGGTTCCACGACCCCTGCGTGCACGCCGCCCGACTCAGGGAGGTCGCCCACCGCATGGTGACCGCCCCCCTGCCGTTCCTGCTCGCCACGCCCACCTGGGAGACCGGAACGATCGAACCGGACGAACTGGTGAAGCGGCTCGGCGCGTACCGCCGGCTTGGCTTGGAGCCCGCGGAGGCCGACTTCGCCCAGGCGCTGCTCCGGGTCCGCCGCGACCCCGCCGTCGCGGCGGCCGCGACCGCCCTCGGAACCCGTCCCGGCGAGCGCCTCGCCGCATGGCTCACCACTGCCGGCGAGCCCCCGAGGCTGCTGCGCCGCACGCAGGGACCCGACCCCAAGGCCGCCCACCCCTGGTGGGGACGGACGTGCGGGGCGGTGCGCAGGATCGTCATCGACACCCGCGAACGACTCGTCCTGCAGAAGGAGTTCCCGCCCGCGTTCCGCAGGCTCGGTCGCCCGGTCGACGACCACGGACGCCGCTGTTGGCACTGGCACGGCGACACGCAGGCGGAGCGCATGGTGCTGCCGGAGGACCGCGAGACCCAGGCCGCCTGGCTGCTCCCCGACCTCACGGCCGGCGCCACCGGCGAGGAACGCGGCCCCGGCGCGCTGCTCCCGGGCCTCGCCGAGCTGGGCGGCCCGGCCGGCCCCGTACTGCACCTCGCCGTGGCCACCGGACTCGGCTCCCGCCATGCCGAGGACCGGCTCGGGGCCGTCGACGCCCTGCTCGTCCTCGCGGCGCGGGGTGAGTTGGACGTCCCGCTGATGGGCCGGGACCTGGCCGAACTCGTCGGCCTGGGGACCGTGAAGGCGAACCGGCTCGCCGACTCCGCGCGCACGGCCGCCGCGACCGGTGCGTACGCCACCACCTGGACCCTGCTCGCGGGGGCGATCCCCGCCCTCCTGGCGCAGGATCCGGCCCCGCCCGGCACCGGCGAACTGCTGGCCGTCGCCGCCGACTGCGTGGAACGCTGCAAGGTGGCCTCCCCGGACCCCGAGGGTCTGGCCGCGCAGGCCTCCCGCCCCGGTTCCTCCCGGCTGGTCGCGCAGGCCCGTCGCCTGCGCACGGCCCTGGCCGTGGCCGCCGCGTAG
- a CDS encoding GntR family transcriptional regulator, with translation MLLRLNISDSRPLHEQVAGAIRRAVAEGECAPGDRLPPARELAQALGVNANTVLRGLRSLRDEGVLEFRRGRGVTVAAGADHRSALVDRVRELVLEAARLGYGKAELTQMIREVP, from the coding sequence ATGTTGCTGAGGCTGAACATCTCCGACAGTCGCCCCCTGCACGAACAGGTGGCGGGCGCGATCCGGCGGGCCGTCGCCGAGGGCGAGTGCGCCCCGGGGGATCGGCTCCCGCCGGCGCGCGAGCTCGCGCAGGCGCTCGGGGTCAACGCGAACACCGTCCTGCGCGGCCTGCGATCCCTGCGCGACGAAGGGGTGTTGGAGTTCCGGCGCGGCCGCGGGGTGACCGTGGCCGCCGGCGCGGACCACCGCTCCGCGCTGGTGGATCGGGTCCGTGAACTCGTGCTGGAGGCGGCCCGGTTGGGGTACGGCAAGGCCGAACTCACCCAGATGATCAGGGAGGTCCCGTGA
- a CDS encoding thiopeptide-type bacteriocin biosynthesis protein, producing the protein MTEAIDATGGRWFSLHLFPRFARPTGEDTDAFLVEDLAPLLDGLVSDRRATSWFYLRHVDVDGPHLRVRVRDLTPAGVAALYAETTLLVKERLGEGAEIHEAPYVPDTERFGGPTALPVTEDVFALSTRVALDGLARTGRGGERLALAGDLAQATAAALGMDRYEAARWLRWQTTGWRWSEDVLHTPAPVPSPRVDPGGGPGREELMRRADAVRHGVANGVGVGPVARWAAGLREADARLEEAAGRAAEDDGADGSAVWAAGRASVWTAVRASLWASHLHLLFNRLGLAPDEQRAVCRLASHALTDTWERGPHLPEERPATDAR; encoded by the coding sequence GTGACCGAGGCAATCGACGCGACCGGCGGACGCTGGTTCAGCCTGCACCTCTTCCCCCGCTTCGCCCGCCCGACCGGTGAGGACACCGACGCGTTCCTCGTCGAGGATCTCGCCCCGCTGCTGGACGGGCTGGTCTCCGACCGCAGGGCGACCTCGTGGTTCTACCTCCGTCACGTCGACGTGGACGGCCCCCACCTGCGCGTCCGGGTTCGCGACCTCACCCCGGCCGGGGTGGCGGCGCTGTACGCCGAGACGACGCTCCTCGTGAAGGAACGTCTCGGCGAGGGAGCGGAGATCCACGAGGCGCCGTACGTACCCGACACCGAACGATTCGGCGGTCCGACCGCCCTGCCCGTGACGGAGGACGTCTTCGCACTGTCCACCCGGGTGGCCCTGGACGGGCTCGCGCGCACCGGACGCGGCGGCGAGCGCCTCGCCCTGGCGGGGGACCTCGCGCAGGCCACGGCGGCGGCGCTCGGGATGGACCGCTACGAGGCGGCGCGGTGGTTGCGGTGGCAGACGACCGGGTGGCGTTGGTCCGAGGACGTGCTGCACACCCCGGCCCCCGTGCCCTCCCCTCGCGTCGACCCGGGCGGCGGACCCGGTCGCGAGGAACTGATGCGGCGCGCCGACGCCGTCCGGCACGGGGTGGCGAACGGCGTCGGCGTCGGGCCGGTGGCCCGTTGGGCGGCGGGGCTGCGGGAGGCCGACGCCCGCCTGGAGGAGGCGGCCGGGCGTGCGGCCGAGGACGACGGCGCGGACGGTTCGGCCGTGTGGGCGGCGGGCCGCGCCTCGGTGTGGACCGCCGTACGCGCCTCGCTCTGGGCCTCGCACCTGCATCTGCTCTTCAACCGTCTCGGGCTGGCCCCCGACGAGCAACGGGCCGTGTGCCGGCTCGCCTCCCACGCGCTGACGGACACCTGGGAGCGGGGGCCGCACCTCCCCGAGGAGCGCCCTGCCACCGACGCGCGGTAG
- a CDS encoding MurR/RpiR family transcriptional regulator codes for MSSGQQARAQAAAITPSGQPSDHERVPGERVRALFDGRRLSPGQRRIAQYLIDHLTEAAFLSITELAERVGVSQPSVTRFATSLGYSGYPALRDILQPIALSAVAGFPESREQIRQNELQAAVDAEIENLENVRRLLADTDQVLTIGRDLALSVPLTVLGLRISVSLAEYFAYAARRIHPDVRLVTGGGSVAYDALLQSRAAGGTWVLAFAMPRHAKETLAAMRAARSAGLRIALITDPTLGPLVDEADVALTAATGSRLVFDSYAAPNVLSAALLQAMADADPERTQARLEGYEQVADLHGFFL; via the coding sequence GTGTCATCGGGGCAGCAGGCACGCGCACAGGCGGCCGCGATCACGCCGAGCGGACAGCCCTCGGACCACGAGCGCGTCCCCGGCGAGCGGGTGCGCGCGCTCTTCGACGGGCGCCGGCTCTCCCCCGGCCAGCGACGGATCGCCCAGTACCTGATCGACCACCTGACCGAGGCCGCGTTCCTGTCCATCACCGAACTGGCGGAACGCGTCGGCGTCAGCCAGCCGTCCGTGACCCGATTCGCGACCTCCCTGGGGTACAGCGGATATCCGGCGCTGCGGGACATCCTCCAGCCGATCGCGCTGAGCGCGGTCGCCGGCTTCCCCGAGAGCCGCGAGCAGATAAGACAGAACGAACTGCAGGCCGCCGTGGACGCGGAGATCGAGAACCTGGAGAACGTGCGGCGCCTGCTCGCCGACACCGATCAGGTGCTGACCATCGGCCGCGATCTGGCCCTCTCGGTCCCCCTGACGGTCCTCGGCCTGCGGATCTCGGTGTCGCTGGCGGAGTACTTCGCGTACGCGGCCCGGCGGATCCACCCCGACGTCCGGCTGGTGACCGGCGGCGGCAGCGTCGCCTACGACGCGCTGCTCCAGTCCCGGGCCGCCGGTGGGACGTGGGTGCTGGCCTTCGCCATGCCCCGGCACGCCAAGGAGACCCTCGCCGCGATGCGAGCGGCCCGCAGTGCCGGACTGCGCATCGCGCTGATCACCGATCCGACGCTGGGGCCCCTGGTGGACGAGGCCGACGTGGCGCTGACCGCCGCCACCGGGTCACGGCTCGTGTTCGACTCGTACGCGGCGCCGAACGTCCTGTCCGCGGCGCTGTTGCAGGCCATGGCGGATGCGGATCCCGAGCGGACACAGGCCCGCCTCGAAGGGTACGAGCAGGTCGCCGACCTGCACGGATTCTTTCTCTAG
- a CDS encoding MBL fold metallo-hydrolase, producing the protein MKSESEQGIVLGDVEVIRVVEWQGAFASALDVVPDSGTEVWKENAHWLSPDHWDPRTDRVTVALQTWVLRSAGRTILVDTGVGSMRERPGAPAFHHRQDDFLGALARAGVRPQDVDLVVNTHVHADHVGGNTVDAAGEWAPAFPNARYLVPAADDFHFGPDNGYARGLRADDRLIYEDSIAPLHRSGQVVLWEGSHRIDENLVLEPAPGHTPGSSVLRLTSGGDRAVFVGDLLHSPVQILEPSWNSCFCMDAGQAAASRRRILERAADRNELVVPAHFGGGGAVEVRRQGAGFTLGAWADFE; encoded by the coding sequence AGAGCGAGCAGGGCATCGTACTGGGCGACGTCGAGGTCATCCGGGTCGTCGAATGGCAAGGGGCCTTCGCGTCCGCCCTCGACGTCGTCCCGGACTCCGGGACCGAGGTGTGGAAGGAGAACGCGCACTGGCTGTCCCCGGACCACTGGGACCCGCGGACCGACCGGGTCACGGTCGCGCTCCAGACCTGGGTCCTGCGCAGCGCCGGACGGACCATCCTGGTCGACACCGGCGTGGGAAGCATGCGCGAGCGACCCGGCGCGCCCGCGTTCCACCACCGGCAGGACGACTTCCTCGGCGCACTGGCCCGGGCCGGTGTCCGGCCGCAGGACGTGGACCTCGTCGTCAACACCCACGTGCACGCCGACCACGTGGGCGGCAACACCGTCGACGCCGCGGGGGAGTGGGCCCCGGCCTTCCCCAACGCGCGGTACCTCGTCCCGGCGGCCGACGACTTCCACTTCGGCCCCGACAACGGGTACGCCCGGGGTCTGCGGGCGGACGACCGGCTCATCTACGAGGACAGCATCGCGCCCCTCCACCGGTCGGGCCAGGTCGTCCTCTGGGAAGGCTCCCACCGCATCGACGAGAACCTCGTGCTGGAGCCCGCGCCCGGTCACACCCCCGGCTCCTCCGTCCTGCGGCTGACCTCGGGAGGGGACAGGGCGGTCTTCGTCGGGGACCTCCTGCACAGCCCCGTGCAGATCCTGGAACCCTCCTGGAACAGCTGCTTCTGCATGGACGCCGGGCAGGCCGCGGCCAGCCGCCGCCGGATCCTCGAACGAGCCGCGGACCGGAACGAGTTGGTCGTGCCCGCCCACTTCGGCGGTGGTGGCGCGGTGGAGGTGCGACGCCAGGGCGCCGGGTTCACCCTGGGCGCGTGGGCGGATTTCGAGTGA